The Chlorobaculum sp. MV4-Y genome contains the following window.
AGTGAGGAGCGGTTCAGGTCGGTTGTAGAGTTTGCGCCTGATGCCATTTTTATCCAGACAGGAGGCTGTTTTGCCTACCTGAATCACTCTGCGATTGCCCTGTTCGGAGCGTCGAAAGCAGAAGAGATTCTCGGACGGAGGGTTGCCGATCTGATTCATCCCGATTACCGTGATCTGGTCGCCGAAAGGATACGCCTGCTGAATGAACGCCAGCAAGCAGTTCCCGCTCTCGAAGAGCGGATCCTGCGTCTTGACGGTAGTGAACTCTATGTGGAGGTCTCTGCCGTTCCCTTCGTTTTTGCCGGTCAGCAGGGCGCGCTTGTCTTTCTTCGGGACATCAGCCGCCGGAAAGAGGCTGAAAAGACGCGCGTAACCTTGGAACATCAGCTTTTCGAGTCACAGAAACTCGAATCGATCGGTCGTCTGGCGGGCGGCATTGCCCATGACCTGAACAATCTCCTGACGCCAGTGCTCGGTTATTCTGAGATGCTTTCAAACAGTTTTCCTGAGACCGACAAACGCCACAAGCGCATCGAAGTTATTCATCATGCGGCGCTCAGGGCGCGCGGTCTTGTACGGCAGCTCCTTGCCTTCAGCAGCCGCCAGACGCTTGAATTCAGAATGGTTGACCTCAACCGGGTGATCAGGGATTTCGAGCAGTTGCTCCGCAGAACCATTCGGGACGATATCAATATCCGGTATCATCTGCATGACGGAATGCTGGTCATGCAGGGAGATGTTGGCCAGATCGAACAGATTATCATGAATCTTGCGGTCAACGCCGAAGATGCGATGCCATCGGGTGGAGAATTGGTCGTGAAGACATCCACGATGGTAATCAGCAAGGGGCAGGAGAAATATTTCGAAGGGTTGCCCAGTGGAGACTATGCTGTTTTGACCTTTTGCGATACGGGCACGGGGATAGATCAGGATACGCTTGCCCGTATCTTTGAACCCTTTTTTACCACCAAACCCAAAGGGCGGGGGACTGGTCTCGGTCTTTCCACGGTTTATGGTATTGTCAGGCAGCATGGAGGCATCATTCAGGCGAGGAGTGAGGCCGGTTCTGGAGCCTCGTTCAGGATGTGTTTTCCTCTCCGGGAGAGCGAACCTGAGCCGTTTCAGCCGGTGAAGCCAAAGCCGCATCAAAAAGGCGAGGGGGCAAAAGTGCTGGTTGTCGAGGATGACGAGATGGTTCGCAAATTCGTTGTTCAGGCTTTAGACGAAGAGGGATTCGAGACCCGTGAAGTGGAGAACGGGCAAGCGGCGCTGGAGCTGATTGAAAAAGGCGATTTCAAGCCTGAACTGTTACTGACCGATCTGGTCATGCGCGGTATGAACGGGCGGATGCTCTATGAAAAGGTGTGCGACTTCATGCCTGGCATCAAGGTGATCTACATGTCGGGGTACCCCAAAGACATCATTTCCCGGCACGGCGTACTCGATACAGGGCTGTCATTTCTGCTGAAGCCGTTTCCTGTGCCGGTGCTTCTGGATAAAGTGAAAGAGGTGTTGCAAAACGGTAACTGAGGGGCGAGATGCAGGAAAAAAAGCCGAAACCGAAGCTGTAAGCCGAATTCTGTCCATCACCATCAAGTGGTGAAGTTGCAGCCATTTATCTGATGCGGCCTACCCGGAAACATTGGGCGGGCAACCCTTCTTCCCTTGCAGGAAATGCTTCCTTATTTGGCCTTGCTTCGGGGAGGTTTTCATAGCGCAGGGCATTGCTGACCTGCCTGGTGGTCTCTTACACCCCCTTTTCACCCTTACTCCGGTTTTAAGCCGGAGCGGTTCGCTTTCTGTTGCACTCTCTGTGACAGACGGCTTGCGCCCCTGCCCCCGGCCTTGAACAACGTTCTCGACCGGCACCCTGCCCTGTGAAGTTCGGACTTTCCTCTGAATGGCTATACCATACAGCGACTGCACGCTTGCGGTTTCAGCAATGTAAATGAACAACTACCGGGCCTTTTCAGGACGGCCATGAAACAGAAACTGCCGAAAGGAGCAATCCGTTTCGGCAGTCTGACAAGGTTGTTACTGCTGGCTGCTTGCCGCGGCTTCGTCGAAGAGACGCTCGTGTACCACGATGCGGCCGCACGATTCACAGACGTAAAACCCGCCCTGCACGATCAGGGTATGGCGGTTGGTCGGCACTCTGGTGTTGCACCCGGAGCAGGCCTGGCGATCGAGCTTGACCACAGCATTCTGCATCGAGCCGCTCTTGAGATGATCGTACTTGTCGAGCAGGCGCTTGGCTTGCTGGGCGACCACCGATCTCTGTTCCGAGAGCACCTCTTTGAGCTGGGCGACCTCTTCAGCGGTTTCGACGACAATGCTGTCCAGTTCCTCTTTTTTCTGTCGCACCTGCTGACCGAGATCCTCCATCTGCTGCTGCAAGACATCATCAGGCATCATCTCTTCGGAAATCTCGTCGTAACGGTTCTCCGCGATCAGCTCGCGTCCTTTTTTCTGCAACTCCTGGGCGTGGTGCTCGGCGTGCGAAATGTCCTGAAGCTGGATTTCGGCCTGCGCGATCTCCTTTTCCTCGTATTCGATCTGCTTGGAGAGGGCGTCGTACTCCTTGTTGTTGCGGGCCAGCGTCTGCTTTTCCTTGAATGACTTGATCTTTTCCTTGCAATCGTGAATGATGCCGTTCAGGCGCTCACGCAGCTTCTGATGTTCGTCGGCGATTTTCTTCCGGGCCTCAATCTGGCGAGAGGTGAACGCGAGGTCCTCCTCGAGGGCGGAAATCTCTTCCGGCAGGCCTTTCTGCAGACTCATGATGCTTTCGATCATGTTGTCGATGTGCTGAAGGCGAACGATGAGATTGATTTTTGTATGATCCACTACCACACCGGTTTAGAAATTAAAAAGAAGCAAAAAAGCACCTCCATGGAAGGTGCTTGCCTTGTATTCAAAACTATTTCAAAACAACAAACGGGAGAATTTCTCAACTCCGATCATCTTGCACATGAGAATCTTGCATAAAGTTGGTGCCCGAAAGGAGATTCGAACTCCTACACCTCTCGGCGCTCGCCCCTGAAACGAGTGCGTCTACCAGTTCCGCCATTCGGGCATTGACTTGTCAAAAAGGCCTATCATTAAGATAAGCTCTTTTTGACGATAATACTAATTACTTGATCTCTTTGTGCTCGGTGTGCCTTTTCAGATTCGGGTTGTACTTCTTGAGAATGAGGCGCTCCGTCGTGTTCTTCTTGTTCTTGGTCGTGGTGTACCTGGAAACGGGCACGCCCTCTTTTTTCGCCTCGGTGCACTCGAGCGTAATCACAATTCTGTTCTCTTTACCTTTTGCCATGAGTTGCGTCGGTCGGTTAGTTATTTAAAGAGCAACGAATATACAGCAGGCGACCCTATTATGCAAGCACTGCCGTTTTTTTGTTTCGAGTTCAGGAAACGCTATTATTGATACTCTTTTCACCAATTACCCAAAATCAAGGCGTATCGTGCTGGACAGTCATTTTTTCTCATTTTCCGACGGCACCCTCTGCTGTGAATCGGTCGCGCTCGACGAGCTTGCCCGGCAGTTCGGAACCCCGCTTTTCGTGACCAGCAGGCAGAGTCTGGTCAGTCAGTACCGCTCATTCGAGGAGGCTTTCGCCTCTCTGCCGCACTTCACCTGCTACTCGGTGAAAGCAAACTTCAACCTTGCCGTCATCCGCACGCTGGCCGAAGAGGGTTGCGGTTGCGACGTCAACTCGGGCGGCGAACTCTATCGCGCCCTCAAGGCAGGAGTGCCTGCTGAAAAGATTATTATGGCCGGTGTTGGCAAAAGCGAAGCTGAAATCAAGTATGGCCTGACTTCCGGCGTGATGATGATCAAGGCCGAGTCGATCTCCGAACTCAAGGCGATCAACAGCGTCGCCGAGCGTCTCGGCAAGGTTGCGCAGGTCGGCGTCAGGATCAACCCTAACGTCACCGCCGAGACTCATCCCTACATCACCACCGGCGACAGCAAGGAGAAGTTCGGCATCGACGAAGCCGGACTTGGCGAGGTGTTCGAACTCTTCAGAACGCTCCCGAATCTCGAACTGCACGGTCTCGACATGCACATCGGCTCGCAGATTTTCGATCCGGAATACTACGTCGCCGCCACGCAGAAGCTGCTCGAAGTGCTCGAATCGGCGCGTCACCTCGGCTTCGACATCAAATGGCTTGACCTCGGCGGCGGTTTCCCGGTGACCTACGATCCGCAGAAACCCGCCACGCCGATCACGAAATTTGCCGAGAAGCTCATTCCGATGCTCCAGGACAAAGGCGTGACGGTCATTTTTGAGCCGGGCCGGTTCATTGCGGCCAACGCTTCGGTGATTGTGACCAAAATTTTGTACCGTAAGAAAAACCTGATCGGCAAGGAGTTTTTCATCGTCGATGCAGGCATGACCGAGCTGATCCGTCCGGCGCTCTACCAGTCGCACCACGAAGTGCTCTCGGTCAAGCAGCATGACAAGAGCGTTGTCGCCGACGTGGTTGGTCCTGTCTGCGAATCGAGTGACTTCTTCGCCCGCCACCGCACTATCGATGACGCCGCTGAAGGCGAACTCCTCGCGGTGCTCTCATCCGGCGCATACGGCGCGGTGATGAGCAGCAACTACAACGGCCGCCTTCGCCCGGCCGAGGTGATGGTCGATGGCGACGAAGTCACGCTGACCCGCCGCCGCGAAACCTACGAGCAGCTCGTGGAGAACGAACTGTAAGAGCGACCACATCATGGACGAAGTGGACAACAACGCTCCACGTTCACTTCGTTCATTGAAATTTCGCGAAAGCGCCACCGTTCACCATGCAAAAGCATGATAAAGCGAACTGACATGCGCACCGTTGTTTCGATCTGTCTGTTTTTCGGGATGATTCTCGCAAGCAGCTCATTGTTTGCCCGTACTGATTCTGAATCATCGATACGCGCCCTGGCCGATACGGTTGGTTTTGCGCATCGGGCCTGGCAGATGGATTCGGTGATGGCACGAATCAATGCGCTCAATCACGATGATCTTGCCCGCACGCAGCAGCCAGCGGGAACGGCGTGGCGCGCGCTGATCTGCCCGCACGACGATTATTCCTACACGGGCTGGCTCTATCCTGCCGTACTGCGGAATATCAAGGCAAAGACGGTCATCATTTTCGGTGTCGCCCATACAGCGTGGCGCTATCATCTCGAAAATCAACTCATCTTCGACAGCTTCAGCTCATGGCGCGGCCCCTACGGCGCGCTGAAGGTTTCTCCGTTGCGTGAGGAGATTCTTAAGCGCTTGCCTCGTGACATGGCTGTTGTGCATGATCCAATGCAGAGCGAGGAATATTCCGCAGAGGCGATGATTCCGTTTCTGCAATACCAGAACCGGGATG
Protein-coding sequences here:
- the rpmG gene encoding 50S ribosomal protein L33, whose protein sequence is MAKGKENRIVITLECTEAKKEGVPVSRYTTTKNKKNTTERLILKKYNPNLKRHTEHKEIK
- the lysA gene encoding diaminopimelate decarboxylase, with protein sequence MLDSHFFSFSDGTLCCESVALDELARQFGTPLFVTSRQSLVSQYRSFEEAFASLPHFTCYSVKANFNLAVIRTLAEEGCGCDVNSGGELYRALKAGVPAEKIIMAGVGKSEAEIKYGLTSGVMMIKAESISELKAINSVAERLGKVAQVGVRINPNVTAETHPYITTGDSKEKFGIDEAGLGEVFELFRTLPNLELHGLDMHIGSQIFDPEYYVAATQKLLEVLESARHLGFDIKWLDLGGGFPVTYDPQKPATPITKFAEKLIPMLQDKGVTVIFEPGRFIAANASVIVTKILYRKKNLIGKEFFIVDAGMTELIRPALYQSHHEVLSVKQHDKSVVADVVGPVCESSDFFARHRTIDDAAEGELLAVLSSGAYGAVMSSNYNGRLRPAEVMVDGDEVTLTRRRETYEQLVENEL
- a CDS encoding PAS domain-containing sensor histidine kinase — protein: MSEKPAVEFQKQELLQLRQELDAANRRIEALEAELSRRIEQETEIRRRADAFRLCAHGIAIGVPGINVVLTCNEAFARMRGQSVKEIEGSSIVSLYAPEDQQTVKDKLKITDSTGFCSYQARMMRKDGSVFPVQIDVVGVKDDNGQIMYRIATVQDITERLESQSALRESEERFRSVVEFAPDAIFIQTGGCFAYLNHSAIALFGASKAEEILGRRVADLIHPDYRDLVAERIRLLNERQQAVPALEERILRLDGSELYVEVSAVPFVFAGQQGALVFLRDISRRKEAEKTRVTLEHQLFESQKLESIGRLAGGIAHDLNNLLTPVLGYSEMLSNSFPETDKRHKRIEVIHHAALRARGLVRQLLAFSSRQTLEFRMVDLNRVIRDFEQLLRRTIRDDINIRYHLHDGMLVMQGDVGQIEQIIMNLAVNAEDAMPSGGELVVKTSTMVISKGQEKYFEGLPSGDYAVLTFCDTGTGIDQDTLARIFEPFFTTKPKGRGTGLGLSTVYGIVRQHGGIIQARSEAGSGASFRMCFPLRESEPEPFQPVKPKPHQKGEGAKVLVVEDDEMVRKFVVQALDEEGFETREVENGQAALELIEKGDFKPELLLTDLVMRGMNGRMLYEKVCDFMPGIKVIYMSGYPKDIISRHGVLDTGLSFLLKPFPVPVLLDKVKEVLQNGN
- a CDS encoding zinc ribbon domain-containing protein; translation: MDHTKINLIVRLQHIDNMIESIMSLQKGLPEEISALEEDLAFTSRQIEARKKIADEHQKLRERLNGIIHDCKEKIKSFKEKQTLARNNKEYDALSKQIEYEEKEIAQAEIQLQDISHAEHHAQELQKKGRELIAENRYDEISEEMMPDDVLQQQMEDLGQQVRQKKEELDSIVVETAEEVAQLKEVLSEQRSVVAQQAKRLLDKYDHLKSGSMQNAVVKLDRQACSGCNTRVPTNRHTLIVQGGFYVCESCGRIVVHERLFDEAAASSQQ